The genomic window aaaattgatgTTCTGTACTGGTCACTGAGGCTCGGTAAGCTGCCAAGTGTTATatgattttaaagatttcaaagaAGATGAATAGCTTCGGGGCtcagaaaagagaagagaagctGCATATTTCATTTGTCTCATGaggcgtaaaaaaaaaaaccttaaagccTTTCAGACCTCCTTAAAGTTGCAGTTCATAAGCCTACTGGgtgaaattttgttttataataaacctcttttttaattcaaatgataaatcttaatttaaacTCTTTGATGTGATGAACGTCAACACAACCCAGCTGTATCTGggtcaaacattaaaaccagTGATCCTGACAGGAGACACATCTCTCCCGTGACGTAACCAACAAATGTTTGCTCGTGTCTGAAGcaaccttgtttttttatttaacactttgAAGATTTTTCACCGTAAGCTGAATCCACATGACCCACTTACTTCTGTCAGAATTTGCTGTGTGGATGTACCTCATGTGTGGGTTTCTCTGACTTTAAGACACAAAGTGCACGGTGTCAGTGTGTAAAGACAATCTGAACATTGAGTCCAAATTTACAACAGTTTAACTGTAAATCATGAGTTATGTATGACAAGAACTGCACAAATGAAGTTTTTAAGttgtcagatgaaaaaaaaaagtggaacaaaaacagaagctcgacacattcaaaataattttaattcagAAATGATTTATAAcaaatttatatttcttttctcaCAATGAAAGGAAggtacttttgtattttttaaaaatacatctctTAATAGCAcatcatgaaatatttagacACATTTCCTCATGCCAGCACATAAAAATCCCCTTGCCATTTATGCACAATATTTGAAagcattttcagcttttcacGAATCATTTTACATCATTGAAACTCAccaaattgtttgatttttttgtaaaatatcagTGCAGtgtcagtatttaaaaaaaaaacaaaaaacaaaaaacacaaccacacaaGAAAGAGACATAATTATATCATGTgctaaggtttttgttttttttaaatagaaaaccCCTTGAAGACCAGAAGGAATGTGAAATACTTTTGACGTaagcaagaacaaaataaaaatatatggtTTAAGTGTCAGACTGTGgtataaataaaagctaaagtctCATATGTGGTGTCTTTATAAAgtaaacagacattaaaaatgaagccaaaagaGGTCATACAAACCTGATTATAACTAAATTAACTTACTAGAATAAGATGACATGAAATCGTCAGATACCAGACTCATACAAAGTGGATTCAGTCTAATTAGAGATCtgtgttgttttgctgtttaacACATTTGCACAGAAAATTTGAGAAAAGATATTGTGATACAACTATTACGTTATTTTGAGCTTTACTTCATAAATCCATCTTTACATCCAGACAGTAACTCCTGCAggactccccccccccaaaaaaacctaacacttaatttgaaaacaatacattttgCCTCATTCATACCACCACAGAACAACAAGAATACCTTCAGCAACACTTTATCTTTGCCAAAACAAGCAGTCCTTTAaaaaggaatgaatatcacccAACCAGGGCAGAGAAAACGCTGTACACACCTTCCGAGGGTTTACAGGAGTTCCAGCCTCTCCCGGAGAGATGTAGTATGTAGCTCCTGTAAACACTCTGACAATGATGGATTATCACCTGCAATGACTCAGAGAGAGAGGAGACATGGGAAAATAAAGGGCTTGGCAGGACGTATTGACAGCTGGCAGGAGAGACGCCggagtttgtgtttgacatGCCAGAAAGTGTTGGCGCTGCTGTGTGCTGACTCACACCTCCAGGCCTGCAGGGATTATTGGGACTTTTAGACTCCCATTAGTTTTTAATGTGTCCCACATATTGTTGCTCAGAAATGCAGCTGCCATCAGGAAAACAGGCGCCAAATGAGCCACGTAGAAATCGACCTTACAGCAGCTGCTCCTGGATTGATTTAGCACGTAATGAAGAGAAACACCACATttaacagcttaaaaaaaaaaacaaagaaaaaaaacccacaaacaacTCGACATAGTCTAAGTTTGGCCTCACTCTGACTGGTGCCCGAGGAGCAAAAAACTGAATCCTCAGCttaaatgagacaaacacaACATGTCTCCCAGCTGAGCTCGTGCTCTAAGAGCACATTGACAGATAGCTAAAGAGCTCCTCTGGAAAAGTTTGTCTTTGAaagtaaaaacaccaaaagtaGGTCTAAAAACCACGTTTCACTTTAGGGAAAATGTTGACCACTTACCTAATTAAAAACCTTGTATTCCATGTAGGAATCCATATCATCCGATTGTAGTAACCTGAGGGAGGGTGTATTTAAAAAGGGCACAGGTTCGATTTACTGCAAAAAGGAGACAAGATTCAAAAGTTCTACAAAATTTATCGGAGGGCCAAACaagtcaatatttaaaaaataaataaatcactttccAAGgttctaaaagcagaaaaagagttAGGACAATTTATTAATTcagttctttctctttttccactAAGATTCTGGctgaagtacaaaaaaaaataatatttcatttcAAGGCAGACTGAGACTTACCCGATAACAGCAGCAATAAAAGAAGGCAGACATCATGACGCAGGTAGCCCTGATAAGTGGACACACCCTTATATGCAAAAACCAAAATTGGCCTTGTTAAAGTGGCAGTGTACCCTTTATGCTGCCACACTATGATGAGCCTttttggtcgaaccttgtaAAAgacattatgtgtgatctcatgtgatattatgATTTAGTGCTCTGAGTAtatgttgaagatgactctcagctactaccataccagattttagctcaatatctgtaaatttgatctagttatagcctttttgtgttgactaaggttgattacctatggcagccatcatgaattaGGTTGCCTCCaataattaatcagttgtagatgtacatccagtgataactttctaaaggtttcataaaaatccatccagtggttcacaagatattttgctaacagactccaatagttaatgacaaaggaTGTTGTGCAACGTGTAactcttggagtatgtgttgtggaagactctcagctaccatcacactcatttttagctcagtatctgtaaaattaactgattttttttttttttacatttttgggtttgctgaGGTTGCTTAGCTGTTCTCACCTTTTCACATTTGGTGGCTGGTGATAATTACTCGAAAATGGAGTAACTTGGGAGACCAAATGATTCAAAGGTCAGAAATGAACCTTTGACACTTTCATGCACTGTATGTGATATGATGGATGGCTGATGAATGGATATGACGGTAAGTTTATGAAATAATATTAAGTTAAATTTTTCACTACATTAACTTTAAGCAGTGATGCATAGCATACAGGTCTGTGTTCATTTTGAGCAGCTCCTGCAGTGATTTTtgacttggggaaaaaaagatgttgtcGCAACATATTTGTGAACTGAGGTGTACCTCCGCTCCTCGTATAGTTTTGCTGATGTTTCACCAGCAGTACAATTTTTACAGCCGCTCACTTCAGTTTGCCTCAGCACAAATCTGAATGCTTCATACAGTTAggggactttattttttattttttcttcagaacagcactttaaaaaagacCTGCAAAGACACACCACCAAGAACTGAAAGCATGTGAgctcaaaaagaagaaacctgTGATTCCTAAATGACTTttaagggaggaaaaaaaagaagatattaaTAAATCTCTGATTTGATTTAtgattcagctgcagcagtctgataacaacaacaaaaaaagtgtccTGAATTAATTTTCAGCCTTGATCCATTCAGCTGTGGTTGCTCTTTCTTGTCAGAACAATTAATATTCAGCGATCCTAATCTGCATGTCTTTGCTCACAAAGATACAAACAATTGTCACAGTGACATTAAATTTGAATCACAGTACTTTTGCTCAACCTTCAGGactaatgaaatgttttactgCAGCTGCTGCGCTCAGCAGGGTTTAGGCTCTCGTGCTGTAATAATAGTTTAAAATGCTGCACTccacagctgaaaataaatctcTACTCTCTTCCTTCCTTTGCCTTTATTCTTCCAGCCTCTTCCTTTCGCCtccttctctccccccccctctccctctccagAAAGCTGACTGTGTGCGGCTATAAAGCCTAACTAAGTGGGAAATGACTCCCCTCCCTGTCCCTCCTCATGCTTGCTTCTTGAAGTGGGAGGTTATTTTCGTGCTGTATCGCTCCTCGGCAGCCATGAACCGCAACCCCTCCTCGTCTGGAGGGAGACGGCAATTTGCTGAACTCATCTCACTCTCTGCATCTGCACCTCCAAGCGCGTCTAAGTGACAAAGTGGCTGCATTGTGACAGAATCACTTTTAGACAAAGGCTCTACGTCATGCTATGCAGCTGAtttgtgcgttttttttttctcgcttaaacattaaaatgaattcaAACCTTTTGTGATTAGACGAGAGCTGCCAATGGGAAAAGAGAGGTTTTTGGGAAGTAGTTGAGAAAACCTAATCTAGATTGACGACATGACTCAAGCTTCCCTTTTCCTTTTCCCTTTTCAGTGGATTTGTTTATATTGAGTACGTACCTGCATTTACCTGCATTACATGTGGCAAACTAATGtcgtaaactctttcaaactgcaccatttgatacagTTTAGGataaacttttaatgttttattttatagtttgctgCAAGTACCTTTTTAAATGGTTGACACTTATGATGGCAATGAAACTGTCCGGTTCAGAAAACCAGCCGCACATAAAATCCATATATTTTGCTCTGCTCACAGACTGTGTCCGGTTTTATTGTCAACTGAGGTGCTTACAAGTCTGCAGCGATGCAAGACGTTTTGTGACACTGCGAAAGGCTTCAGTGATAGTTTGAAGGATGTTTAGCCAATATTAGTTTTCACGTTAACCGTAGGTGGGTTTGCACCCTCACTTGCCgacataaacaaaaccatttaGCAAAGTTTAAATCGTgacactttaattttttttttatcacccactgccaaaagCTGAGTGATAATGGTTTTATGAtgatgtgtctgtctgttaccaaaatgtctcatgaaccacagaacagctttaaatgagactttcagatagtaataactggatgtactTTTGGAGTTAAAACAATTTAGGATGGCCACCCCAGTTAATTGACTTTAACCAACACAGAAActgctataaatcagtcagttttacagatattgagttaaaagttggtgtggtcattcacaacacatactctgtgcGTGACATCTCATGAAATGATTTGTAATGTTGTTCTtaatgtttgaacaaaacagctacaactccatcatttctcaacataagatgctagtttaaaactctggcatggaaggtgaTCTCCTTTCCTTCAAAGAATCCGagccttttaattttaatattaaatttccctctttttgtgttttttttacctggaaAATATCCGTGTGAAGACGAACTGAACACTCAAGGTCTGACTTTCCCCGACTTCTATCCATCCAAACacgtttatttgtgtgtttcccGCGGCTCGTTGCATCCTAATTTCACAAATCGTCCTCTGTGATAAGTGTGAATAAAGATGTGAAAATCCATTTAACCTTGAAGAATAACCTCCTGGGTTGTGTAACAAATCACCGTGGATATTTCCTGACAGCAGACGGCCTCATActctgctgccatctagtgaGAGACAGTATCTTCACAGACTGATGAAGTTTgccagaaataaacatttatttcaagctttcagatatttattttacagttatttctTTCCACAATTCTCCTTTTCACGCGCATTATCTGCTTTTATAGCTACACTAATTTACACAAACAGTTCAAATtgtaacaaaatctaaaaacgCCCAGCTGCATCTAAAATCTTATTCTCACttcacaatattttttacaTCGGATCTTAAGTTGCTTAACTTGACAGCTTACACTGAAATTGTAATATCATACGTAGTCAATGGTAACGTGCTTCACAAGATGTATTGAgcacaaaaatatgtaaaacattcccagacagtaaaaatgttttaaacgtcaaagaaaagataaaacaattttcagaaaacacttCTGTAGTGAAGCTTGTGAAGTACTATGAGGCAGCTTCATTTGTGTAGCATTCACATCATAAAACTCATCCCAATTAAAATATTACACATTCAAACtcataaagtaaaatatgacGTTAAAATACAGCTTCATTGGGTCAATAATCACTCAAAATCACATTTGTGTACTAAGTTCCAATTTGTAGTttgagttaaataaataaaatgtgtacgTTAAATGGCAGAGATGATACATGAGGCGACAAaaaatgaagactttttaaGATCAGATTAAAGGTTGCCAGTGAGGGCTGAGTCCATAAGGTCATCGTCCTCATTTCTCATATAGATTGGACTGGACCGGGATGGACGATCCGAACTGAGCATGGAAAGGGATGACTCCGAGGCTGAGATTGGAGACCGCGACCAACTGTCTGTTTTTATCGAATGTGATGAAGAGCCCATGGACATAGAGgacttctttttctccttctccctgtctctctctctgtctctgtccctttCCCGTTCCTtctctttcagcttcttcttctctttcttgtgtttcttgtgCTTCTCACCCGAGCTGAGTGGGATGGAGCTCATGTAGTCTTGAGGGGGAATGGGCCGCATGGTCTGGTCATTGTCCGAGCTGGGGCTATTCTGGTGGGACTTCTCAGCGACTGAGCTGCTGCCTGATTCGCTCTCGCTGTCGTGATTGAGAGGAGTGTATCCCGGTGAGCGGCTGTGGCTGGGCGACGACCGGTCGTGCTTTGGAGTGGAGCCACTGAACAGGGGAGAAGCTTTGAGGCTCGAAATCTGCGGACGCATCGACTCACCAGATCCTTCTCCAGTTTTCTGCAGAGTCACTTTCGCCTTGATGCTTGGTGAGCCACTATCTGGTTTGCTAATAATAATTTTGGCCAGAGTGGCTCCCCCTACCCCACCCGTTTTTGATTCCATCAACTTTTTATCTCCGCTACCACCTCCCGAAACCATCACCTTAGATTTTGCCTCTTTATCTGACTTTTCCCGCTTATATTCTCCACTTTGGGAGGATGAGGTGTGTTTGGAAGAGCCCATGTTTGAGGGTCCGCTGGGAACATTTCCGGGAACACCAGGAGTTGAGGCCGGACCAGCTCCCCCAACTGGTGGCCCTACCTCACAACCATCCTCTCCAACTCCCCCTCCACCTACACTCTTCAGTTTGTCTATGACTGCTGTGAGAGAAGGTTTTTTGTTCCGACTGGGAGACTTGCCTTTGGCATTGGGGTTATTTGCGTTGTTCTGACCAGGCCCGCCACCActtccaccacctccaccacttCCTTCACTTCCACTACCTCCTCCTGTCCCTCCACCTCCGCCCCCACTGTTTCCATACTGTGACTGGGAGCCTCCTGAGAAGCTCATGGAACCTGAAGATGAGctggaggatgaagaggaagatgCGGAACCTGAGGAAGAGCTCCCACCAACTGGCTTTTGGGAGCCAATATTTCCACCAGAGGAAGACTTAGAGCCACCGGAGCTTCCGCCCCCTGAGCCTATTGGAGATTTAGCCTTGGAGGAAGGGGGGGTTCCTGGAACCTGGGATTGCTGCATTTTCATTGGGGAGGACAATTTGTCACCAGAGCTACTGGAACGGGAATGGGAAGGGGAAATGTTAGGCTTAATGTTGGGATTCATAAGTGACCCAGGAGGCTTGCCTCCTTGAGGTTTAATTTTATTACCACTTCCCATTCCACCTCCAGTACCTCCAGGTCCAGACAACCCAAGTTTATTGATTGGAGAAGATCCTGGTTTGCTTACACCCATCCCTTGAGAGGAGCCTTTCAACTGGGGTGGCCCTCCTCCAACTCCTGGCTTGGAGCTGTTGCCTTGTGACATAGAGCCTTCTTTGGATTTAATCTTCCCAGAGGAAGAAGAGTGTGAATGGTGGCTTTTGCTGCTACTGCTCGCTCCACCTGCACCTCCTGTACTACTTGTGGCTGAGCTGCTGGAGGTGTATCCACTATGGGAAGATGTTTTCCCTCCATTGATAGTCCCTCTTTGGATCTGAATAGTGATTTTGGGAATTGGAGGTGTGGCACCGCCGGGAGGAGTTTGTGAGCGTCCTGAACTACCAGGAGACTTGGAGCCTCCACCACTCATGCTTCCTCCAGAGCCCGAACCCCCACTGGGAGGTGTATATGGTCGCCCTCCTGAACTGTGGGAAGGGGACTTACCATCAGGATCAAGCTTTTTGCGTTTGGGGGGCTTATCTTTGGACTTTCCCTCACTGGAGGGGGTCCTGCTCCGTTTTACCTGTTTGCTCTCCGTTGAGCTGCTCCCCATTCCTATTCCAGAACTGCTACCTCCGCTGCCCCCGTTCTCATCCTTTGGGCGCATGAGTCCCTGTTGTTTAACTTTGGgttctgcatttttaaaatcagtacaTGTGGCACCAAGCCCCATTATGAGAGGGCTCTGGGATCCTCCGCCATGAGTGTCTCCCAAGTCAGGCGCTTGTCCCAGAAGTGGTTTACCACCACCACTGTTGCCTCCATAAACTATCCCCATATCAAAAGGGTCCTTCAGTGAGGCCTCTGGAGTACTTTGTCCATGGGGAGTAGGATTCTGAGGGGTTCCTGATGGAGTATTTTGCTGACTACTTCCCTCAAATCCTTTGACCAGGTCAATGTCCCCATCAGCACTCGGAGAGCTTTCATCGAAGTAGCTTTGGGAGAGGAGGTCGGGGTTGAAGTCAGACGTATCAGGAAAGAAATTAGTGGAAGAAGAGTCACTGTTGGGAGTGGCAGCAGTTGCAGTTGCCTCAGCAATCAGGTCAGCTGCATCTGGAAAGGGATTTTCATTGCTGTTGGAATTAAAAATGTCTGCCGAGTCAAACACAGCACTACCCTGACCAGAGCTGGAGGAGTCACGGATGGGAGTACCAAGTGGGCCACCATCTTCCCCACCACTGCCAATGGGGTGCTGCCCATGGCTCCCACTGCTGCCTTTGCCAGTTTGCTCAGGTAAATCTTGCAAGATTTCTGTGATATCAGGCCCAATGCTGTCAGAGCTAGGGAGGCGGACCATACGAGGTGGTATTGTACCTGGAGGTTGCTGTTGCTGAGATTGGACGTGAGACTGTGGATAAGGCATGCTGGAGCCAGGGGGTGGCGTTCCACACTGGCTGGGAGCTGGAGTAATGCTATGGGGTGTTTCAAGGCCATCACTGGTTAGGTTAACGTCGAAGATAGAGTTCTGAGATGCATCAACGTCCATAGAGAGAAGCTCACGATGGAAATCATCCTCATGAGTGACTGAGTGGTGCTGGGACATGGCCTGTTGTGATTTCATACCCAAACCACCACCTGCACCTGCTCCAGGCAACACTCCACTCTTTTCAGGTCCACGGGGGCGTTTCTTCTTTCCTTTGGCATTACCTCCAGGACAGGAACCACCCATGCCGTCTGTTCGTGGGGAGCCAGATGAGGAATTCTGTCTCTCTAATGGACTAGAGCTGTACAGGGCAGCAAAATCCTGTGCGGGGTTGTCTTTCAGCAAATTCATCAGCATGGGATGATTCTTTGTATTGCTAGCAGGGGAGGATGTTGGTGGAGGAGTTTGATGGGGTTGTGGAGCATTCTGGGAGCTGGGACTAGAACCCACATTTCCAGTTATCTGTAGCAGACTTGTCAGTATGGGATTCTGAGTGACTTTATTGTAATCATCTGTATGGCcttgactttgttgttgttgctgcaacTGCTGCTGACCAGCCATCACTCCGGGAGGTACGCACTCTACTCCTTGAGCTTGCCTTTCTGCACGGGAAATTCCAAACAGAGTAGAGATTGGACCCGGAAAATTAGGACCCCCAGGTGGACCTCCCCCAGTGGGTGTGTTGCCTCCTGTAATCCCAGTCAGTCCCATGGGGTTAGCTCCATCGCCTGTTGTAATGTTATAGGGAGAGCTACCAGAAGGTGGCGGGTTATTCTTCACCATGGTCTCCACAGTTTGGGCAATCAATGAAAGAGCTGGAGTGTCTGCCTGAATGGTCTCAGCTTTCCTTCGAATGGCCCGCATGGTAACCGGAATGGACATGCATCTACATGGGTGAGAAAACAATtaccacaaaaaacacagagttcacgtgaatacatttaaaatatatatttttaaaaagtctcacCTCTGGACAACCTTGGTTATGAATTCATCAGTGCAGATCAAAGCATCTGATGATCCTTTATACAACTTGCAGATCACCTGTCTGGAGTCAATCACTTCCATCACGACTAGAAGAAAGACATCAGATAGAAGAAGGGAGTTGGGATTTTGTAAAAGACTGAAACCTCTATTTAATTTACAACTGAAATTGAAAAGATAATTAATTTATCATACAGCAGTGGAACAGAAACCTATCATTAGGTTGATCATTGATCATTCTTAAACTAATTCTTAACTCTTAAGAATTAAGCAGGTCttataaatgacttttttcatAGTAGTTTGCCTCAGCATAGGATGTATTTAAATTGTTAGAATTTTGATTTTAGGTGTTACTACATCCAGCACAGAGAAGTTGGAGTTGTACAGATGTAAAAATGATACACCACTATTAAAACAATAAGCTATTTGTGTAACATTGAATTTGactaaaaactttaattttgagtttttgctcaaaaataaattaaacaggtGACCTTTTACTTCCTAAGTAGAACTTCAACATTTGGATCAAATAGCCATTGTTAAAAAAGGGCAATTTTTAATAAAGGGGATACTCACCACAGACTATTGATTCATTGACTGGATGCTGGAACGAGACGCTGAAACTTGAGTCGGTAAGTGGACAAACTTCGAACTGCAGAAGGCCAGCActatctgaaaaacaaaagaggacGTTAAACTTGGAAAACGACGCACACAAGGTGGCTGACCGTTCAAACGCAAGAAGTTGGACACGGACCTTCTTTGACAGAGGTTCGTTTGACACAGCTGCCAATCAAGCTGTTATATGCCGCCTGGTGGCGAATGATATCCAACAGAAGTGGCACTTGTGCGGGGTGACGAAAGGGGATCTTGGACACCATTGCTCCTTGTAACGAATGACCATCCTGCACTGGGGCATCTCCATTCAGGAAGTAACAATGATGCTGATCTGGCAAAatctatatataaaaaatatacatatataaaaaagcaGATATAAAGGGTATAAAGACAAGACAGGCAAGAAGAGTAATTCtgacaaatatttctttaagttataataaatctttaaagaaaaaaaaaaacatgaataattaatatgGATTGTATTATTTAGacctaaacaaaaataaggaagtgatttaaaaaaaaatcaatgtgtgaatgtgttttgtgtatCAGCTCACAGAATAAAAGTGCATGTTGTGCAACGCTGGCGGCACAGAGCTGCTGTCctccaggagctgcagctgactCTGGACAATCAGCTGGTAGAGAAGTGAGAGGCTGGGAGACGTCTCAAACACTGGGattgctggaaaaaaaagaagaaaggattATGTCTAAGACCCTAAACAAATATGGCATTTTAAGGTAAATTCATGACATCTGCACAAAGTACTTGTAACTCACAAGTAGCACTGCTTATCTTCTGAATAAAGGAGAGTGAAAAAGGCATGGGGCGGTTCATCTTGAGGAAAAAACAAGCAGGCAGGTCCACGCAGTTGGAGTTGGTTACATTGGAAAAGGAAGGTGTGCTGAAAttcagaaaaatcaataaatataatCATATGCATTCCACCTTCCCTGACCGTTATGCTACAATGTTTCACAGAGTGAATCTCTGAAGGTTTCCTACAATTACCAAGTATTTTGACAAAGCAAGGTGTATTCTCTTACCCTTTGTTGTCAACTGGGTGGGACCCAGTGATGAGTGGTGCAATTGGGAGCTTGTACACAGCAGAGGTTCCCTCGATTGTCACAGAGACACTAATGCCCAAAGAACATGgcactgcaaaaaaacaaaagtccacACACAAGTTAATTACTATcaagaaacaaattatttgacTAACAGCTTGGGTGCCGTTCTTCCTAAGGCCACTTGTCACAGAGATTCTTTATAAACTTGCCATTGTTATCTGTCAAGTTGAGCTGTGAGCCCGTTTCCACCTCAAATATGTCATAAGGCGACACGTAGCACTGAAGAGAAACCAGATGGCCGCCGCTCCTGGCTGTCAGCAAGCCCACGTTCCCGTGAAGAATAGTTTCGACTGTGTTAGCATTTGTTGCTAACCTAGAACACGTGGGAAcaaaaattagcaaagcagATAACCATCATTTACAAACTCTAATGGAGGTTTATAAAAACTGGATTACCAGCACATGAAATTACAGCCTCCTGTCATTTGCTAAACATTATTCGACAAGAAACGGTGAAACCAACTcgtaagaataaaaaaaatctgtaaacttACCTAAACATGTGCATCATCTTGGTGAGATCGAGCTCCAGAGACTGCAGTGCTATAtacatctttgttttcagtttactgAAACACAGGAATTATTTCgctataaataaatgaactaacCACtagaaagaaatatattttcttaACTTTGACATACAACTCTGGCACAAATCTAACAatag from Kryptolebias marmoratus isolate JLee-2015 linkage group LG17, ASM164957v2, whole genome shotgun sequence includes these protein-coding regions:
- the med1 gene encoding mediator of RNA polymerase II transcription subunit 1 — translated: MATGPGVSLQTGSPARELSISVQQGGNQTLGDRVKSEDVTEAEKQTRMAALLEKLHAKHNASRPWQETCKVVRQAMEKRGVMNAAGHQLLLNCLETLQRALKVSSLSSMTDRLESIARQNMLGSHLSPSGTECYITSDMFYVEVQLDTSGQLVDVKVAHQGENPTSCPELIQHLREKNFEEFSKHLKGLVDLYRLPGDNKLKTKMYIALQSLELDLTKMMHMFRLATNANTVETILHGNVGLLTARSGGHLVSLQCYVSPYDIFEVETGSQLNLTDNNVPCSLGISVSVTIEGTSAVYKLPIAPLITGSHPVDNKGTPSFSNVTNSNCVDLPACFFLKMNRPMPFSLSFIQKISSATSIPVFETSPSLSLLYQLIVQSQLQLLEDSSSVPPALHNMHFYSILPDQHHCYFLNGDAPVQDGHSLQGAMVSKIPFRHPAQVPLLLDIIRHQAAYNSLIGSCVKRTSVKEDSAGLLQFEVCPLTDSSFSVSFQHPVNESIVCVVMEVIDSRQVICKLYKGSSDALICTDEFITKVVQRCMSIPVTMRAIRRKAETIQADTPALSLIAQTVETMVKNNPPPSGSSPYNITTGDGANPMGLTGITGGNTPTGGGPPGGPNFPGPISTLFGISRAERQAQGVECVPPGVMAGQQQLQQQQQSQGHTDDYNKVTQNPILTSLLQITGNVGSSPSSQNAPQPHQTPPPTSSPASNTKNHPMLMNLLKDNPAQDFAALYSSSPLERQNSSSGSPRTDGMGGSCPGGNAKGKKKRPRGPEKSGVLPGAGAGGGLGMKSQQAMSQHHSVTHEDDFHRELLSMDVDASQNSIFDVNLTSDGLETPHSITPAPSQCGTPPPGSSMPYPQSHVQSQQQQPPGTIPPRMVRLPSSDSIGPDITEILQDLPEQTGKGSSGSHGQHPIGSGGEDGGPLGTPIRDSSSSGQGSAVFDSADIFNSNSNENPFPDAADLIAEATATAATPNSDSSSTNFFPDTSDFNPDLLSQSYFDESSPSADGDIDLVKGFEGSSQQNTPSGTPQNPTPHGQSTPEASLKDPFDMGIVYGGNSGGGKPLLGQAPDLGDTHGGGSQSPLIMGLGATCTDFKNAEPKVKQQGLMRPKDENGGSGGSSSGIGMGSSSTESKQVKRSRTPSSEGKSKDKPPKRKKLDPDGKSPSHSSGGRPYTPPSGGSGSGGSMSGGGSKSPGSSGRSQTPPGGATPPIPKITIQIQRGTINGGKTSSHSGYTSSSSATSSTGGAGGASSSSKSHHSHSSSSGKIKSKEGSMSQGNSSKPGVGGGPPQLKGSSQGMGVSKPGSSPINKLGLSGPGGTGGGMGSGNKIKPQGGKPPGSLMNPNIKPNISPSHSRSSSSGDKLSSPMKMQQSQVPGTPPSSKAKSPIGSGGGSSGGSKSSSGGNIGSQKPVGGSSSSGSASSSSSSSSSSGSMSFSGGSQSQYGNSGGGGGGTGGGSGSEGSGGGGGSGGGPGQNNANNPNAKGKSPSRNKKPSLTAVIDKLKSVGGGGVGEDGCEVGPPVGGAGPASTPGVPGNVPSGPSNMGSSKHTSSSQSGEYKREKSDKEAKSKVMVSGGGSGDKKLMESKTGGVGGATLAKIIISKPDSGSPSIKAKVTLQKTGEGSGESMRPQISSLKASPLFSGSTPKHDRSSPSHSRSPGYTPLNHDSESESGSSSVAEKSHQNSPSSDNDQTMRPIPPQDYMSSIPLSSGEKHKKHKKEKKKLKEKERERDRDRERDREKEKKKSSMSMGSSSHSIKTDSWSRSPISASESSLSMLSSDRPSRSSPIYMRNEDDDLMDSALTGNL